The following coding sequences are from one Deferribacterota bacterium window:
- a CDS encoding ABC transporter permease, with protein sequence MRKLIITLKIVTNVLRSYKGRAILAIIGIFLGSLSLTLVFNILLSIKQNVLNEVEKFGDRIITVVAGEVVRAGRDKSIDTAKTMTLNDVNLLKNQVIDILDISPYIKRSITVRYKEAFITTNLIATSHNYFKMRKLELKEGMFFNKEDTQDQRKVVVLGSEIDEKIDNKTSLINNKLVIKNSVFNINGVIKEKGTDINGNNLDDVVFVPITTYMNRLDDIDYIDYIDGMEMKITSWEKFPDIEKSIKALLRESHGLDKDMEDDFTIINPIDARRLRSDVVSLVDSLGKITSVISFLIGGLGIFSIMLLIVGLRRYEIGIKRAVGAKKRDIFLQFIYESTFITVSGTIVGIIFGISISLVIFSIASLPAIISTKGILFSFLSCIFIGFFSGVYPAYIAARLKPIDIIR encoded by the coding sequence ATGAGAAAATTAATAATAACATTAAAGATAGTAACAAATGTATTAAGAAGCTATAAAGGGCGAGCTATACTTGCTATAATTGGGATATTTTTGGGGAGTCTTTCTTTAACATTGGTATTTAATATCTTACTTTCAATTAAACAAAATGTATTAAATGAAGTGGAGAAATTTGGTGATAGAATAATCACTGTAGTGGCAGGAGAAGTTGTAAGGGCAGGTAGAGATAAAAGCATAGATACAGCAAAAACAATGACATTAAATGATGTAAACCTTTTAAAAAATCAAGTAATTGATATTTTAGATATAAGTCCCTATATAAAAAGATCTATCACAGTTAGATATAAAGAGGCATTCATTACCACAAACCTAATTGCAACTAGCCATAATTATTTTAAAATGAGGAAATTAGAGCTAAAGGAGGGTATGTTTTTTAATAAGGAAGATACTCAAGATCAAAGAAAGGTTGTGGTTTTAGGCTCTGAGATAGATGAAAAGATAGATAATAAAACTAGCTTAATAAACAACAAGTTAGTTATTAAAAATTCTGTGTTTAATATAAATGGAGTAATAAAAGAAAAAGGCACTGATATCAATGGAAATAACTTAGATGATGTTGTTTTTGTGCCTATAACAACATACATGAATCGTTTGGATGATATTGATTATATTGATTATATTGATGGAATGGAGATGAAGATAACTAGTTGGGAAAAATTTCCTGACATTGAAAAATCCATAAAAGCATTATTGAGAGAAAGTCATGGCCTTGATAAGGATATGGAAGACGATTTTACAATAATTAATCCAATAGATGCAAGAAGGCTTAGGAGTGATGTTGTTAGTTTAGTTGATTCCTTGGGCAAAATAACGTCTGTTATATCCTTTTTGATAGGTGGGTTAGGTATTTTTTCTATAATGTTATTAATAGTTGGATTAAGAAGATATGAAATTGGCATCAAAAGAGCAGTGGGAGCAAAAAAGAGGGATATTTTTCTACAATTTATCTATGAATCAACCTTTATTACGGTTTCCGGGACAATTGTTGGTATTATTTTTGGTATTTCTATATCTTTAGTAATATTTAGTATTGCAAGTTTACCGGCTATAATATCAACTAAAGGTATATTATTTTCTTTTCTCTCATGCATATTTATAGGTTTTTTTTCTGGTGTTTACCCCGCATATATTGCTGCTCGTTTAAAGCCAATTGATATTATAAGATAA
- a CDS encoding FtsX-like permease family protein, protein MIKITFFRKKVIFFLEAFKAVRCYKLRTYLSILSIGLGIIGVTLVAGSINGTKNKIYSLLSQFGSDSMLIIGGSRTIGIFKRQKTLTFNDAVAIKNSFPDAYISVPMSSVSDIYAKNGDNYTQTRIIGSTENYALAWNSDINNGRDISEVDVKYYKKICLIGSYTKERLFGELPAIDRYILVGNFYCKVVGVLSEKGVSSHGHNINDRIIIPITTLARFITDEYTYVNAIRVRFDNPSTLVQKQKSLENFLRMRKGDNNFTKDSEDSGFFIISPHEILKFFIAISGSLILFLTIITLLSTATGGFVVANLFLASTRQRINEIGIRRAFGAKKSEIFIQFLYEFIILSILGGIVGFILGVVFSVFLKTSGFFEIDLSPLIFIIALVSSIIIALIFGYAPAKKASNMNPIEAIRTE, encoded by the coding sequence ATTATTAAAATAACTTTTTTTAGGAAAAAGGTTATATTTTTTTTAGAGGCATTTAAAGCCGTTCGTTGTTACAAACTGCGCACCTATCTTTCTATTTTAAGCATTGGCTTGGGTATAATTGGGGTTACTTTAGTTGCAGGCTCAATTAATGGCACAAAGAATAAGATATACAGCTTATTAAGTCAATTTGGATCAGATTCAATGTTGATTATTGGCGGAAGTAGAACTATTGGTATATTTAAAAGGCAGAAAACTTTAACATTTAATGATGCTGTTGCTATAAAAAATTCTTTTCCAGATGCATATATATCTGTCCCTATGAGCTCTGTAAGTGATATATACGCTAAAAATGGGGATAATTATACACAAACAAGAATTATAGGCTCCACAGAGAATTATGCCTTAGCCTGGAATTCTGATATCAATAATGGGCGTGATATTAGCGAGGTTGACGTTAAATACTACAAAAAAATTTGTTTGATAGGTTCCTATACGAAAGAAAGGCTGTTTGGGGAATTACCGGCTATAGATAGATATATATTAGTTGGTAACTTCTATTGTAAAGTTGTTGGGGTGTTATCTGAGAAGGGTGTTTCAAGTCATGGTCACAATATAAATGATAGGATAATAATTCCTATAACTACACTAGCTCGTTTTATAACAGATGAGTATACCTATGTAAATGCCATAAGGGTTAGATTTGATAATCCTTCTACACTTGTTCAAAAGCAGAAATCTCTAGAGAATTTCCTACGTATGAGAAAAGGCGATAATAATTTTACAAAAGATTCAGAAGATAGTGGTTTTTTTATTATTAGTCCTCATGAAATCCTGAAATTTTTTATAGCTATCTCTGGTTCTCTCATATTATTTTTAACAATAATCACATTATTATCTACTGCTACTGGAGGCTTTGTTGTTGCTAATCTATTTTTAGCCTCAACTAGGCAAAGAATAAATGAGATTGGCATTAGAAGAGCTTTTGGAGCAAAAAAAAGCGAAATCTTTATACAATTTCTATATGAATTTATTATTTTGTCGATACTTGGTGGTATAGTAGGTTTTATTCTTGGAGTAGTATTTTCTGTCTTTTTAAAAACCTCTGGTTTTTTTGAAATAGATTTATCACCTCTCATCTTTATAATTGCACTTGTTTCTTCAATAATTATTGCTTTAATTTTTGGCTATGCGCCTGCTAAAAAGGCTTCAAATATGAACCCCATTGAAGCAATAAGGACAGAATGA